atctcctatgaacgtcgctggcattcataggagaatTACAATGACAGGATAAAGGTCTTCTGCAGACcctcagctgtcatgacaacccatcgacgCCCCACGATCACTTGACAGGAGCGCCAATGAGCATGTCTTGTGACGCGCTTCCATCTGGCActggttaaatgctgctatcagagattaacagctgcatttaactttttaacagctgtgggtggatttcagatccacctgcggctgttagaggcacatgacaactgatcagatcagctgttaaAAGATGCAACTTAGCgccagagcctgcatcaaagccagtgACACAACCTTGGGTGTCCCTATACATccaaggtcattaaggggttaatgatcatAATCCCTTACATGGAAGGTAAAGTATGGAACAGTATAGAACAATAGGGAGCACTATTATTGATAAAAGGAACAAGCAAATCAAATGTAAGACTGTACCTGCACCAAAGATGTCATTCACTGTAGCTATAATCTGCTCATTGCTTAATTTGTAATTTTTATCAGTTGTATTTCTGTCATTGCACAATTTTATGAGAGCATCTGTTATATCTCTGATGTTGTTCTAGGAAAAGTATAAAAACAAATTAATTGCATTAAATACATTTAAGGAACAAAATAAGTGTCTAAAATGGAATGTACTTTAGATCTGCTGTAAAACCATGGCTCAACCTTTATATAACACATCCATTCTTCAGCCCATCTGGACATCCCACTGTACATGTGACTGTATTGTTACCTTCAGAAATAGTGAATAAGTAACAAGCAACTGATAATGAAGTCTTCTGTGTGCTGCCCTACCCTACAGATGGGTTATAAAAGTCATATGCAAATCATCTGACAGCTGTTAAGAAGCTTTAACCAGATTTTTCACCATCTAGCTAGAAATTAGACATCATCAGCACCACACTTTGTAAGTTGCCACAATGAAAAGTCTGTAGGTTGTTGTACTTTCCCAAACAGTCATTCAGCCAGTAAATTATGCATTTAAAATAGCATTTCACCTGTTTTAATAGGAATCAgtgaccaggtttttgccacctaatccgagagcagcataatgtagagacagagaccctgattccagtgatgtgtcacttactagtctgCTACTGTAATTTTTATAAAATCCCTTGTATCAGCAAGTGATTATTACTAAAGGTCTAGTAAACCTGCTACCATGTAATCTCCCATATTCATGATCTCTGTATAATCTGCCCACCACTGCTAATTGGCAGCTGTCTGCCTAtgcacagcatatatatatatatagaaagctgtcaatcagttgtGTGGGTGGGGTGATGTAGaactcagcattcagaaaactacaacaagcaacccaggaagtgatacatcactggaatcagggcctctttCCCTGCATCGTGCTCTTTGATGGGATAACAAGATCATGATTACTGATCCCCTTTAAATCTCTATTTTATTGGTGGACAGTTTTTAAAAAGTGACCAGCAAATTTTGCTGAATTAATGgtcattcttgaatttgctcctcaTAAACTGATTATCAACTGAAGCATAAGATCATTATTTATtatcaaaaacaaaagaaaaaataataggACTCCAAATATCGCTTGTAAAAAATGTATGTAGCTTCATTTATAGCTTCATTTGGTcaaagagtaaaaaaaaactaCTGCAACTTCTTTtggccattttttttgcagatcgatCAACAAATACAATGCAGACATATTAATTTTATACCACGTTCACAGATCAAACTCATCTATGCAAGTGCATGCATCCCTCAGAAAAAAACGGAGTGTTTTGCATACGAGAAAAACATGCACAATAGTGGTAAAGATAGACACATGAATTAAATAAAGATGAAAATTAGATGAATCACAccaatgaaaattttttttttcacacctgaAAGTGtctggaggggacagggatctttattttaaacaaggaaaaaaaaaaaggtttttcacatcttctctccagcgaatgctgctggaaagaagatatgcatggcggcttcagcaccagatgcaggggacagcgcttacttgtagcgctgtctcctgcacggtccgtgtggtacccagttggcacacgggcggcacacggctgccgcacgtgtgccacactgatgttcacggtaaacacacagacacatggacacggatatttccggtaccgatttttccagtactggaattatctggacgtgtgagactggcctaagggatgcgccttttctggggcagctgtgagcgGCTCAGGAGGGCCAatatcccagtctgagaataccagtccacagttgtctgctttatcttggctggttatcaaaaaaaaatgtttttaaattatttatttaattgaattaaaaaaaatggcgtgagacccctctgtttttgataaccagccaagataaagcagacagctgtggactgataatCTCGGACTAGGATAGCCTAAAAATAGATTTACCTGTGATGGTTATCAAGACTAGAGGAGACCccaagttttttatttatttattttttttactttgtgcattggccaatcacagccatgccagtatttGACATGACTGTGATGGGGTCAGACGTGCCCACACAgggaaagcttgttgattggctgtgctgcaaaCTTTCAACAAGCATTATTAAGGGATGCCGAactcgaacagtaacatggacttttgGCAGAAGTCTGTCTTCGGGGTCCGTGAATGGAAGCTAGATGTCCagtacggaccccaaactttatCGTTTGGGTTCAATCAGCTGTATAAAtcacttttatataaaaaaaaaacactacttttAGTTCCTTACCTGATCATGAGATCCATAGTGCTCCTGCACAGATTTAGCTATAAAATTATTAAATGTCTGTGTGAATTTTTTCAATTCGTTTAAACTTTTTGATGGTAAAAACTTGAATACTGGAATAAAGTCTGCCAAAAGTCCTGCTCCTGACACTTTTTGAACCTCATTGTTCAACTCAATGATACGGAGAAATTCTCTGTCATTATGGTTATACCTCTTGCCAAAGCATAGAGCACATATCACATTAGCAACAGTCAAAATGACTAAAGGGGATGGGTTAAAGCTACCGTGGTCTTTAGACATTTCTTGCATTGTGTCAACTAAATCTGATGCTTCAGCACAAACGTATTCTTCCAGACGGCAGGAGCAATTCATGGAATCAGCATCTGACTTGGACAGTGTTCTCAAAGCGTTTCTCATAACCTTCTTATGAATTTTCCAGGTTTCACCATACTTTTCTGAAAACGTCATGCTTTTTCCATTAGCCAGTAGTGAAAAAGAATACATGTTGGGTCTGTTGGCAAAATGTTCTCCTTGTTTACCAAGAACTTTTTTTACTGTCTCAAAACCACTGACGACCACCACTGGCATCATGCCTAATTTAATCAAGAAAACATCTCCATATGTTTTCCTCATTTCTGTAAGAGATATATGCGCTTGGCCTCCAATTTGAAAAAAGTTTCCGAAAATAGGCAATGCCCGCGGGCCTGGTAGTGACATTCTCCGTTTTCTTTTCAATGTCAATATAAGGAATAGAGTGGAGAGAATGAGAAGAGCAACCATTTCAAATGAAAGCAGGTCTCCCAGGAAATAATTTGCAACtgcaaataaattaaaaaaatagtaataaaGTTGACTTTCATAAAGAAAATAATGATGTTCCTGTAAAACTATAAAGAAATCAAACACAAATTTTAACACATCCATATAAATGGTAGGTTTATTTCATACTAACAAATTAATTTTCCTACAGAAGTCCCATTGACTTAGGAGATGCATACCTGTTTGGCTCGGATAGTTTGGAGATATCATAGTTTAGGAACCGGAATTGCTAAGACTCTTTTCCCAAGGTAATATAGTATGGCATTGGTTGGAAGTAATCATAGTGTGCCATTTAAACAACGTAAAATTGTATTTTGGCAGTGTTATGTTTTAACATACTTTTTTTAAAGTCATTGAACAGCATAGTGAACTGCACTATAGCTGTTTAATACAGAAGGATcttgtcaaaatgtttttttttttatagattataatgataataataatcgaTATTGTATGCCACACATTGGCATATGATATACATCGTGACTTATACCTATAATATATACTGTGATAACAGAGTTTGAAGCCTCATTGTTATGGTATGGAGGCTGCAAAGTTTCATGGGGTGTAATAAGAAGGTTTGTGGGTAAAAGAGGTTATGAGGTGGCCATGACACATAGTCCCTAGTGACTGAAAAAAACACAGACTCTTATACTAAagaaacatgcaaattgcctctttagagaaaaaaagtacttgaactctatagcgtcacctgttggaagtagcgagtaGTGATGGCCAACAgcacaaaacaccgtgtctgcgaattgagatcctgatttggcttttatcataaGTAATTTTGCAAGActagttaaagggttgattgtgacttgtaggatcgctacttccaacaggtgacgctatagagttcaagtcctgtttttctctgaagagtcaatttgcatattaaatttcccatagGAGCATTGCCTGGCGAAATaaaaagcct
This region of Ranitomeya imitator isolate aRanImi1 chromosome 1, aRanImi1.pri, whole genome shotgun sequence genomic DNA includes:
- the LOC138675279 gene encoding cytochrome P450 1A1-like; this encodes MASVANYFLGDLLSFEMVALLILSTLFLILTLKRKRRMSLPGPRALPIFGNFFQIGGQAHISLTEMRKTYGDVFLIKLGMMPVVVVSGFETVKKVLGKQGEHFANRPNMYSFSLLANGKSMTFSEKYGETWKIHKKVMRNALRTLSKSDADSMNCSCRLEEYVCAEASDLVDTMQEMSKDHGSFNPSPLVILTVANVICALCFGKRYNHNDREFLRIIELNNEVQKVSGAGLLADFIPVFKFLPSKSLNELKKFTQTFNNFIAKSVQEHYGSHDQNNIRDITDALIKLCNDRNTTDKNYKLSNEQIIATVNDIFGAGFDTITSALLWCMLYLLKFPEMQEKIQKEIDEIIGTSRLPRFEDRKDLHYTEAFINEVLRHSSFVPFTIPHCTTMDTILNGYWLPKDTSVFINFFQVNHDQTVWKDANMFIPERFLDQSGHIDKSLMEKVFIFGMGVRKCVGEDIARNEMFIFLTTILQHFKLFKDSELDVDLTPVFGLTMKPKHFNIRIEDRI